In Phyllopteryx taeniolatus isolate TA_2022b chromosome 22, UOR_Ptae_1.2, whole genome shotgun sequence, one DNA window encodes the following:
- the rad51ap1 gene encoding RAD51-associated protein 1 — protein sequence MDRPARKINSVNYCESRDIDNDDEDFACVKPPPGKKPKQQEHRNTSSQEATQASHKSRKDLEAAITLSLLTNSNTDWTKQAPTASRGDENTDPASLHRSNCSVDPSLFGLDEISSSGQTNTKEEQRRRPRDADYEPELSAVGVSDSESEEASGEDEEFTGNKKSCKKKESDQRKARKRPVCKQERQPPKLKAQPRTASAASPTPRSPPTLKPAVPKAQVSFSPTGSRIPKWNPPGQIGKSPSSSQSPATRSPGQGLRLGLSRRIRVKPLHPSSATN from the exons ATGGATCGACCGGCGAG GAAGATCAACAGCGTCAATTACTGCGAGTCCAGGGATATCGACAACGACG ATGAGGACTTTGCCTGCGTGAAGCCCCCGCCTGGCAAGAAACCCAAACAACAGGAGCACAGGAACACATCCAGCCAAGAGGCAACCCAGGCGAGCCACAAAAGCAG AAAGGATCTGGAGGCAGCAATTACGCTTTCCTTGCTCACTAACAGTAACACAGACTGGACAAAGCAAGCGCCTACTGCCAGTCGAG GTGACGAGAACACAGACCCCGCTTCCCTGCACCGCTCCAACTGTAGTGTGGACCCGTCGCTTTTTG gcTTGGATGAAATCTCCTCCTCCGGTCAGACGAACACCAAAGAGGAGCAAAGGAGACGCCCTCGCGACGCCGACTACGAGCCCGAACTGTCAGCAG tcggcGTTTCAGATTCGGAGAGCGAGGAGGCGTCCGGCGAGGACGAGGAGTTCACTGGGAACAAGAAGAGCTGCAAAAAGAAGGAGAGCGACCAACGCAAAGCTCGCAAGCGTCCCGTCTGCAAGCAGGAAAGACAACCGCCCAAGTTGAAAGCGCAACCCAGGACAG CGTCTGCGGCGTCGCCCACGCCGAGAAGCCCCCCGACGCTTAAGCCCGCCGTGCCCAAAGCGCAAGTCTCGTTCAGTCCGACAGGAAGCAGGATTCCCAAATGGAACCCGCCAG GTCAAATCGGAAAAAGTCCGTCTTCATCCCAAAGTCCCGCCACCAGGTCTCCGGGTCAGGGCCTTCGTCTGGGACTGTCGCGGCGCATCAGAGTCAAGCCGCTGCACCCCAGCAGCGCCACCAACTGA